A single region of the Candidatus Kryptobacter tengchongensis genome encodes:
- a CDS encoding Tfp pilus assembly protein PilN — protein sequence MPKNKKFSGKLAVGVFIDGLSLQVACLARSGKKIRFVDAQIVNLATKLEATSVGTQVFEQIEPTSISEMTPIDITSETSAQDLLLTETGRGAQDNASIIIGVLSKYPKRKYKLAISIPEPYVYYANFESNWGLKGNKLKEKIIEEISKERAGEPLKPDAVNYLEFSDGSIIAMVRDSRIALIDLLDSVKKSIGGRIPKISFIETPELSLVNLVKLNYKFNQNAITVIIYIGHEFSRFIFLKGNELYHISPPIGEGVDSYNIANTVYSRLMLEQDNLGLRVINNIILAGEAQSAGVKEVLEQMFPEDVSIDYIKFPNLSPDGADPLLIESLPRVAVAIGSAWRTLEIERKDLYAIDLTPFEVREGQKVFKLGLLGWLFLILIPLLTFQITTRIAQLNRSLSEIQSELQRKRSELAELQGLQQQVDMARQRLAYYKSTFGVLDSMKVNTDIWSKFLEKIATEAQNIGRIWITDISAPDPNTITIKGYSLYRNRIPRFSNAISNATLMQVQVQEIRGKTVYQFEIKARITPEVVKSAQK from the coding sequence ATGCCAAAAAACAAAAAATTTTCGGGTAAGCTCGCGGTTGGGGTTTTCATTGATGGTTTATCTCTTCAAGTTGCTTGTCTTGCAAGATCTGGGAAGAAAATAAGGTTTGTTGACGCTCAGATAGTTAACCTTGCAACAAAGCTTGAAGCAACATCAGTTGGGACTCAAGTGTTTGAACAAATTGAGCCAACTTCTATCTCTGAAATGACTCCCATAGATATAACATCTGAAACCTCAGCTCAGGATCTTCTTTTAACTGAAACAGGGCGTGGGGCTCAGGATAATGCTTCAATTATTATTGGAGTTTTGAGCAAATATCCAAAGAGAAAATATAAACTTGCTATTTCAATTCCGGAGCCATATGTTTACTATGCTAATTTTGAATCAAACTGGGGATTGAAAGGGAATAAATTAAAAGAAAAGATAATTGAGGAGATATCAAAAGAAAGGGCGGGGGAACCGCTTAAGCCAGATGCTGTTAATTACCTTGAGTTTTCAGATGGTTCTATAATTGCGATGGTTCGGGATTCAAGAATCGCATTGATTGACCTGCTTGACAGTGTTAAAAAGTCAATTGGTGGAAGAATTCCAAAAATTTCATTTATTGAAACTCCCGAGCTATCGCTTGTAAACCTTGTCAAGTTAAATTATAAATTTAATCAAAATGCGATCACGGTAATAATTTACATCGGTCATGAATTCAGCAGATTTATCTTTTTGAAAGGTAATGAGCTTTATCACATTTCTCCACCGATAGGTGAGGGTGTTGATTCATATAATATCGCAAATACGGTTTACAGCAGATTAATGCTTGAGCAGGATAACCTTGGCTTGCGTGTTATAAATAACATAATCCTTGCTGGTGAGGCTCAATCAGCTGGAGTTAAAGAAGTTCTTGAGCAAATGTTTCCGGAGGATGTAAGTATTGATTATATTAAATTTCCAAATTTATCCCCGGATGGGGCTGACCCATTGCTTATTGAAAGTTTGCCGAGGGTTGCTGTGGCTATTGGTTCAGCGTGGAGAACCCTTGAGATTGAAAGAAAAGACTTATATGCAATTGATTTAACTCCTTTTGAGGTTCGTGAAGGTCAAAAAGTTTTCAAACTCGGGCTCCTCGGATGGCTGTTTTTAATTTTGATACCTCTTTTAACCTTCCAGATAACAACGAGAATAGCTCAGCTTAACAGAAGTCTTTCAGAAATTCAAAGTGAACTTCAGAGGAAAAGGTCGGAGCTTGCTGAACTTCAAGGTTTACAACAGCAAGTTGACATGGCAAGGCAGAGGTTGGCTTACTATAAATCAACTTTTGGGGTCCTTGACTCAATGAAAGTTAACACAGACATATGGAGCAAGTTTCTTGAAAAAATAGCCACTGAAGCTCAAAACATCGGAAGGATTTGGATTACCGATATAAGTGCGCCTGATCCAAATACGATAACAATCAAAGGATACTCTCTTTATAGAAACAGGATCCCAAGGTTTTCAAATGCAATTAGCAATGCAACATTAATGCAAGTTCAGGTTCAAGAAATAAGAGGTAAAACAGTTTATCAGTTTGAGATAAAAGCAAGAATAACACCTGAGGTAGTCAAATCAGCCCAAAAATAA
- a CDS encoding twitching motility protein PilT yields the protein MPVNLQLVREAKEMLSSLAAKIPITLFSIEKQMYIGNELIKKMPEAQKLVLRNLINMFLLRMREVEASDIDFGGWGSKKMVWLRIHGAKKPIPEFGTYEIDEFNILIQSLLMEKQREYLYENRNLDFSYTFRDENGTIYRYRADAYFDLDDLALNMRAINTQIRPYESYGFHPNVTRILSLQYTKEGLILVTGITGSGKSTTLDAIVDLNNRTVDGHIIIIASPVEYVHESKRCIIRHREVGRDTMSFKQGTIEALRQDPDIIIIGEMRDPDTIMAALEVADSGHKVLSTLHTSSAIESIDRIIGEVPPIEQERVRNRLADILRCVISQKLVPSLDGKRVLAKEIMVMTPSIRAAIKNNNTGEIYQMIAEGAEYGMITMEQDLRRLYLERKISLETAINFANNKRRMQQLLQAA from the coding sequence ATGCCTGTAAATCTGCAACTTGTAAGGGAAGCGAAAGAGATGTTAAGTTCACTTGCTGCGAAAATTCCTATTACACTTTTTAGCATTGAGAAGCAGATGTATATTGGTAACGAGCTAATAAAAAAGATGCCCGAGGCACAGAAGCTTGTTTTAAGAAACCTAATAAATATGTTTCTTTTGCGAATGAGAGAAGTTGAAGCTTCGGATATAGACTTTGGGGGATGGGGTTCAAAGAAAATGGTTTGGCTTAGGATTCATGGTGCCAAGAAACCGATTCCAGAATTTGGAACTTATGAAATTGATGAGTTTAACATCTTAATTCAAAGTTTGCTGATGGAAAAGCAAAGAGAATATCTTTATGAAAATAGGAATCTTGATTTCTCATATACATTTAGAGATGAAAATGGGACAATATACCGCTATCGTGCGGATGCTTACTTTGATCTTGATGACCTTGCTTTGAATATGAGAGCTATTAACACGCAAATAAGACCATATGAAAGTTACGGTTTTCACCCAAATGTGACAAGGATATTAAGTTTGCAGTATACAAAAGAGGGTTTAATTCTTGTTACTGGAATAACTGGTTCAGGTAAAAGCACAACGCTTGACGCAATTGTTGACCTTAATAACAGAACGGTTGATGGACATATAATCATAATAGCATCGCCTGTTGAATATGTTCATGAATCAAAGCGTTGTATAATTCGCCATAGGGAAGTAGGGAGAGATACGATGTCATTTAAACAAGGGACGATAGAAGCATTGCGTCAGGATCCAGATATAATTATAATTGGTGAGATGAGAGATCCAGACACGATAATGGCTGCGCTTGAAGTTGCTGATAGTGGACATAAAGTTTTATCAACACTTCATACATCTTCAGCGATTGAAAGTATTGACAGGATCATAGGTGAGGTTCCCCCAATTGAACAAGAGAGAGTTAGAAATAGATTAGCGGATATTTTGAGGTGTGTGATTTCGCAAAAGCTTGTTCCAAGTTTAGATGGGAAAAGGGTTCTTGCTAAGGAGATAATGGTTATGACGCCGTCAATAAGGGCTGCGATAAAAAATAATAACACTGGTGAAATCTATCAGATGATAGCTGAAGGTGCTGAGTATGGTATGATAACAATGGAACAGGATTTAAGGAGGCTTTATCTTGAGAGGAAGATTTCACTTGAAACCGCTATTAATTTTGCAAATAATAAGCGAAGGATGCAGCAACTTTTGCAGGCAGCTTAA
- a CDS encoding MSHA pilin protein MshD produces MGTGQTLITILALALLSLAVLNINRGLSSHDISLAQNRYRLEALSIATSYIQQATQYYFDEAVADSNNTAKTDPNTFTHPLELGFEPTDSMQINDFDDYNNIVKIDTGKSSVIYRVSFKVEYVDLSNGRVVPVSYRTFHKRMTVFITDNYEPPLIYRETPAGKVKDTIKISFVYSYWFYN; encoded by the coding sequence ATGGGCACAGGACAAACATTAATAACAATACTTGCTTTGGCTTTACTTTCGCTTGCTGTTTTGAACATAAACCGTGGGCTTTCAAGTCATGATATATCATTAGCTCAAAATCGCTATCGTCTTGAGGCTCTTTCTATTGCAACATCTTATATACAACAGGCGACGCAATATTATTTTGATGAAGCGGTTGCAGATTCAAACAATACCGCTAAGACAGACCCAAATACATTTACACATCCTTTAGAACTTGGGTTTGAACCCACTGATTCAATGCAAATAAATGATTTTGATGACTATAATAACATCGTCAAAATTGACACAGGGAAAAGCAGCGTTATCTATAGAGTTTCATTTAAAGTGGAATATGTTGACCTTTCAAATGGAAGGGTTGTTCCTGTCTCATATAGGACATTTCATAAAAGGATGACAGTATTTATCACAGATAATTATGAACCACCGTTGATTTATCGGGAAACACCGGCTGGGAAGGTGAAAGATACAATTAAAATCAGTTTTGTTTACAGTTACTGGTTTTATAATTAA
- a CDS encoding type IV pilus assembly protein PilB, whose amino-acid sequence MTIGVDITDKLGYTLLKKGIIDYETLERALRIKEQEDSKTRRSLAQILVTDFGIDHDSVFKEVANLYGFREIYLADENIDKNRTDFIKKLVEPLPQALKEQMRAEKILPLKYDEQRPDKLILISADPTSRSIPLIARALGAKRYEVCYVRLKDMQNLFDKVFPPENEFLKVLEESKIEITEDELEEETLDEAAIEAEINKSMLVNLVEGMLVEAVRKGASDIHIIPKDSRTTEIHFRIDGKLRLWHVQEGIRPEAIAAVVKDRSKNVDRFEREMAQDGFIQRKVDGHMIRYRVSVLPIVGKEFQYKFESIVIRVLDDRKVITDLDKLGFQGKAKEFFIKAISKPQGMVIVTGPTGSGKSTTLMAALHYIIKPEINVLTVEDPVEYIIPGARQLKIGPKMNFEQALRAILRHDPDVVMVGEIRDKETAEIAIKLANTGHLTFSTLHTNDAPSAISRLYKMGIETFLIAYAINIIIAQRLIRKLCEKCKRPIEDIDPAIPLSLGFTEEEIKNTVFYEAVGCDQCHGGYKGRIAIHEALYFTKEIRRLIFKTGKDIDEEAIREQAIKDGMLTLRAAGRERIKQGLTTLEEVAHATTED is encoded by the coding sequence ATGACAATCGGAGTAGATATTACAGATAAACTGGGTTATACGCTTTTAAAGAAGGGGATAATTGACTATGAGACGCTTGAGAGAGCTTTAAGGATCAAGGAACAGGAAGATTCAAAGACAAGAAGAAGTTTAGCTCAAATTCTTGTGACTGATTTTGGGATTGATCATGATAGCGTGTTTAAAGAGGTTGCAAACCTTTATGGGTTTAGGGAGATTTATCTTGCGGATGAGAACATTGATAAAAATAGAACCGATTTCATAAAAAAACTTGTTGAGCCACTTCCCCAAGCGTTGAAGGAGCAAATGAGAGCGGAAAAAATTTTACCTTTGAAGTATGATGAACAAAGACCCGATAAACTTATCCTTATATCTGCTGACCCTACAAGCAGAAGTATACCTTTAATTGCCAGAGCACTCGGTGCGAAAAGATATGAGGTGTGCTATGTTAGACTAAAAGATATGCAAAATCTTTTTGATAAAGTTTTCCCGCCAGAAAACGAGTTTCTAAAAGTCCTTGAAGAATCAAAAATTGAAATAACTGAGGATGAACTTGAAGAGGAAACGCTTGATGAGGCTGCGATTGAAGCGGAAATTAACAAAAGTATGCTTGTTAATCTCGTTGAGGGTATGCTTGTTGAAGCGGTGAGGAAAGGTGCAAGTGATATTCACATAATTCCAAAGGATTCAAGGACGACCGAAATTCATTTCAGAATTGATGGAAAGTTAAGATTGTGGCATGTTCAGGAAGGGATAAGACCTGAGGCAATAGCGGCTGTTGTTAAAGATAGATCAAAAAATGTTGACAGATTTGAGCGTGAAATGGCACAAGATGGTTTTATCCAGCGAAAAGTTGACGGGCATATGATAAGATATAGGGTTTCCGTTCTTCCAATAGTTGGTAAGGAGTTTCAGTATAAATTTGAAAGTATCGTTATAAGAGTTCTTGATGATAGAAAGGTTATAACTGACCTTGATAAACTTGGTTTTCAAGGTAAAGCTAAGGAATTTTTCATAAAAGCGATTTCAAAGCCCCAAGGAATGGTAATAGTGACCGGTCCAACTGGAAGTGGTAAATCAACAACATTGATGGCGGCTTTACATTATATCATAAAACCAGAGATAAATGTTCTAACCGTTGAAGATCCGGTTGAATATATAATCCCTGGAGCGAGGCAGTTAAAGATAGGACCAAAGATGAACTTTGAGCAAGCATTGAGAGCGATTTTGCGTCATGACCCAGATGTAGTTATGGTTGGTGAGATAAGAGATAAAGAGACCGCCGAAATTGCAATTAAGCTGGCAAATACAGGACACTTAACATTTTCAACTCTTCACACAAATGATGCTCCAAGCGCTATATCAAGATTGTATAAAATGGGAATTGAGACATTTCTTATCGCATACGCTATAAACATAATAATTGCTCAAAGATTGATTCGTAAGCTATGCGAGAAATGTAAAAGACCGATAGAAGATATTGATCCAGCTATTCCGTTAAGTTTAGGATTTACGGAGGAGGAAATTAAGAATACTGTTTTTTATGAAGCTGTTGGGTGTGATCAATGCCATGGTGGATATAAAGGAAGGATAGCGATTCATGAGGCACTTTATTTTACGAAAGAAATAAGAAGGTTAATTTTCAAAACAGGAAAGGACATTGATGAAGAGGCGATAAGGGAGCAAGCTATTAAGGATGGCATGCTTACATTAAGAGCAGCTGGTAGAGAAAGAATAAAACAAGGACTTACAACTCTTGAAGAAGTTGCTCATGCGACAACAGAGGATTAA
- a CDS encoding type IV pilus assembly protein PilC — protein MPDYRFEGVTLTGRPVQGIISADSLAEAKKKIKQLAEQRKIKVTRIQKRKTFIYKVQRDSEKPITGEQKAFTKEEVKQALEKLGYKVVSIQPKVLDFKFKPPETEIVTFVRVSADLLREKLPYNEVLQLLINDVQHPTLREALREINNDLRQGKDSEEAFLKQEKALGKFTARMLGLASKSGNMADIYESTAKFLERNAEFKKNLKSALIMPVFTLIVLFIAVIFYVAYIFPETAELFLKLGTELPPMTAATLKLSHFLLDNMTYILLISAAIVFAFIYFIRTPRGQFLRDKYIIKIPVLGPLIHKTTIEIFCRVFYALYAGSGENIDAIRLAAEACGNKYMEHQIKTIAIPMMLSQGKGLVEAFEATGVFTKTALARFHSGAETGTVKQTALQIANYYEKETVYKLKNAVDFIQLVIAMIIMIVMTLLTLVSSETAMVKPKTPYTIILPFQIF, from the coding sequence TTGCCTGATTATCGTTTTGAGGGAGTGACATTGACGGGGCGACCTGTTCAAGGTATAATATCTGCTGATAGCCTTGCTGAAGCAAAGAAAAAGATTAAACAGCTTGCTGAACAGAGGAAAATAAAGGTAACGAGGATTCAAAAGAGAAAAACATTTATTTATAAGGTTCAGCGTGATAGTGAAAAACCGATAACAGGTGAGCAGAAAGCATTTACAAAGGAGGAGGTAAAACAGGCACTTGAAAAACTTGGGTATAAAGTTGTAAGCATTCAACCAAAAGTTCTTGATTTTAAATTTAAACCACCGGAGACAGAAATAGTCACATTTGTTCGGGTAAGTGCAGATTTGTTAAGGGAAAAATTACCTTATAATGAAGTTCTTCAGCTTTTGATAAACGATGTACAACATCCAACATTAAGAGAGGCTTTAAGAGAGATAAACAATGATTTGCGTCAGGGTAAAGATAGCGAGGAGGCGTTTTTAAAGCAAGAAAAAGCGCTTGGTAAGTTTACAGCGAGAATGCTCGGGCTTGCGTCAAAAAGTGGAAATATGGCTGATATTTACGAAAGCACGGCTAAGTTTCTTGAAAGAAATGCTGAATTTAAAAAGAATCTTAAAAGTGCATTGATAATGCCTGTGTTTACATTAATTGTTTTATTTATCGCGGTTATCTTCTATGTTGCTTATATTTTCCCGGAGACCGCTGAGCTTTTCCTTAAACTTGGAACCGAGCTTCCACCTATGACAGCGGCGACTTTGAAACTCAGCCATTTTTTACTTGATAATATGACTTATATTTTACTTATTTCAGCTGCGATTGTATTTGCTTTTATTTATTTCATTAGAACTCCAAGGGGGCAATTTTTGCGTGATAAATATATCATAAAGATTCCAGTTCTTGGTCCATTAATTCACAAAACAACGATAGAAATTTTCTGCAGGGTTTTTTATGCTTTATATGCAGGGTCGGGGGAGAACATTGACGCAATTCGCCTTGCAGCAGAGGCTTGTGGGAATAAATATATGGAACATCAGATAAAGACGATAGCTATACCAATGATGTTAAGTCAGGGTAAAGGACTTGTAGAAGCATTTGAAGCGACTGGGGTTTTCACTAAGACAGCGCTTGCCAGATTTCATTCGGGGGCAGAAACAGGAACAGTTAAACAGACAGCACTTCAAATTGCAAATTATTATGAGAAGGAAACAGTTTATAAACTTAAAAATGCCGTTGATTTCATTCAGCTTGTAATTGCGATGATCATAATGATTGTGATGACGCTTTTAACACTTGTGTCTTCCGAGACAGCGATGGTCAAGCCGAAGACGCCGTATACAATAATACTTCCATTTCAAATTTTTTAA
- a CDS encoding Predicted membrane protein (DUF2214), with amino-acid sequence MELLSKISFFLHILSAMLIAVSVFGFSMIESAFGREMTLSLHKLSLKFSNIARNGGLLALITGIYNWFVIGNIQGWLIVKVILFIWFVISGVFVGVKYISKREKLLSEGQTPVDEMVKVNKIIKVYSRLNLIIFILIVFLAVFRPF; translated from the coding sequence ATGGAACTTCTTTCAAAGATTTCATTTTTTCTTCACATTTTATCAGCCATGCTAATTGCGGTTTCAGTTTTTGGTTTTTCAATGATTGAGTCAGCCTTTGGAAGGGAAATGACTTTGAGCCTACATAAATTGTCCTTAAAATTTTCAAATATTGCTCGCAATGGTGGACTTCTGGCTTTAATTACTGGAATTTATAATTGGTTTGTCATCGGAAATATACAAGGGTGGTTGATTGTTAAGGTAATTTTGTTTATATGGTTCGTTATTTCGGGTGTTTTCGTAGGCGTAAAATATATTTCAAAGCGGGAGAAACTTTTAAGTGAAGGTCAGACTCCAGTTGATGAAATGGTAAAGGTGAACAAAATCATCAAAGTTTATTCTCGTTTGAACCTTATTATATTTATTCTGATAGTTTTTCTTGCGGTTTTTAGACCATTTTAA
- a CDS encoding Tetratricopeptide repeat-containing protein, whose amino-acid sequence MLKPRKKIKKQELKEDKLVLTYYKAREFVEKNRKILSYVLTGIIILVAGVIIYRNNVKAENERAEVLFSRIITYYDNGDYKTAIDGIPQRNIQGLKYIVENYGGTDAGEIATYYLANAYFMLGDYDNALKYFKKYDGNDKLLLSASLAGIASVYEIKGEYKKAGEYFEKASQKFKENILIPEYLYNAGRNYKLAGEREKALRMYERIKKEYPNFTKIRDVEIYIASLKNE is encoded by the coding sequence ATGCTTAAGCCAAGGAAAAAAATAAAAAAACAAGAACTGAAAGAGGATAAGCTTGTTTTGACTTATTACAAAGCCCGTGAGTTCGTTGAGAAAAACAGAAAGATTTTAAGTTATGTCTTAACAGGCATAATCATTCTAGTTGCCGGTGTAATTATTTACAGAAACAATGTGAAGGCTGAAAATGAAAGAGCTGAGGTGCTTTTTTCAAGAATTATAACCTACTACGATAATGGTGATTACAAAACTGCAATTGATGGAATCCCACAACGAAATATACAAGGGTTAAAATATATTGTTGAAAATTACGGCGGAACGGACGCAGGGGAAATAGCAACATATTATCTTGCAAATGCTTACTTTATGCTTGGTGATTATGATAACGCTTTAAAGTATTTCAAAAAATATGACGGCAACGATAAGCTTTTGCTTTCAGCATCCCTTGCTGGAATTGCATCAGTGTACGAGATAAAAGGGGAATATAAAAAAGCGGGTGAATATTTTGAAAAGGCATCGCAAAAATTCAAAGAGAATATACTCATTCCTGAATACCTTTACAACGCAGGGAGAAATTATAAACTTGCCGGGGAAAGGGAAAAGGCACTTCGCATGTATGAGAGAATAAAGAAGGAATATCCTAACTTCACAAAAATTCGTGATGTTGAAATTTACATCGCATCGCTAAAAAACGAATAA